From the genome of Mya arenaria isolate MELC-2E11 chromosome 5, ASM2691426v1:
GTTCAAATTAGCTTGACTAATGAATGACTTGTCGCACTGTCCGCATACAAAAAGGCGTTCATTTTTATGGTTTCTGACATGGTCCGCCATGCTGACATTGTATTTGGTTTGAAATCCACAAGAAACGCATTGGAACAGCTTTTTATCTGGAAGTAGAGgtttaaaatgaagttataGTTCTGTATTTTCAAAAGTCCCagcattttgtgtttcagcCCACCTGGTTCTTCTTAATTTTGACTTTTCCAAACACTGGCCATTACATTTACTTGTCTTCTTTTTTATCCATTATACTCAGATTCATTTAAGAATAGCTATGTGTTAACAGAGgttgttttgtttgcaaaaacaaGTTTTGAATTCAATTTTTAACATCTTAGACAAGTCACATCTCAATTCATTTAACCTATTTGACCAATCCTCTACACTTTTTATCTAGATTATAAATCCAATGGTTTGTTTGAAATGGAACTTCACTCTAATACTCCACTCTTTCTTTATTTACTGACTCAACTTTGAAGTAAACTCAGTGCTCCAGCTTGGCCTAATTAGAGTGGGGCCCTGCTGCCTTTTTCCAGCACCATGCTACCTTTTCAATATGCCccctgtgcccttttgtttcaCAGAGCTGCCTTTGATGATAAtgaactatatttgatatttatttgtcatattgtcaaatcaattttcagaaataagtataaaaataatgaattcaaATAACTTTGACACTTAAGGAAAGATAACAGCTAAATTAAAGGTATTCATAACACACTTAGAGTAATAAAAGTAGTTAGAACATACAGTggtccagccaggatttgaaaagggcagggtgctaggatAAAAAAGGGCACTTTCAATGAGCCTTGATcgggcacttgcaagggccaatgttgaattcttattgtgtatttgttgtaattaCTTTCTATTTTAATAGTTAGTTATgctaagctgttttctttaatttaatgtcaaaactatgtatatttattattttcctacttctttctgaaaattgactctgtcaaacaaaagggcataGCAGGGTGAAGttaaaaggcagcagggtgctggaaaagggcagcagggtgccccaccctgctatttaggcctagctggaaCATGTACACGACATGAATCGAACATTAACCTTTGCAAGTGCCCCAATGGCCAATATAAGGATTATCAATACATCAAGTGTCCTTTCTggcctagcaccctgcccttttcaaatcctggctgaaGCACTGACACCCACTGTGACACTAGGCACAAACTATGCCGTCCCTTttctcattgttttttttcaacttccatcaccattttttttaatcaaaaaaagactcaaaacattatgtatctttatttattgagaAAACTACGAAGAACATTTACAACTACATGACAACTACAAAACTCATTGTGTTTTCATGACCAATTTGGAGCCAAAATTctgcatacatatatttttttccaaaatgtcaACAAGAATTCCAAatcttaattttcaaaaaatctaaatttgggacccctttattattttatatagaagcAATGGTGTAttcttaacaaaacaaacatcaacacatttttttgtctttctgTCAATTTTATAGGTATTTTAGGCAAAATTGGAATTCAACGACACATTATTCTCCCGTCAGAAATCCCCCGGCCTCATTCccaaaatggtgaaaaaagCACTGATATTTAATGTCAAGATATAAGATAAAATgcagaaattgaaaaaataaacaatgttttaatagtGAGACACTCTCAGATCAAGTTAACAAACATCAAGTCCAAATACAACCCATAACTTAAACATGATATTCACAATAAATTAgaccatttttttcatgatGCAAATGCATGCATCCATGCTGACACCAAATATTTGATGCACCTCATTCACAATTCATTAGCACAACTTTTTCAATTAGACCAACAATAGTtttcaatcaattaaaaatacatcatttcatgtctATTATAACAAggaaaaaatatgataaatatagattcatgtaatatcaatgagttaaaaatgacaaacatgttCTTACATAATTGATTGTTAATATCTGGTATAAATGCAGTGCCCAAGTTTGTTTCAAACATTCCAAGTGCAAGACATCTGTAAGTTCATTCAAACCATGGTAATTTACTttacacaaaaatgaaatttctttttaCTACACATAGTACCACGAGTTATTCAGTTAAAGATGGTCAATAATAGAGACAGTGTACAAGAGTAGAAAGATATTGAGCAAGATacattttgctaaaaaaaaaaatcgaaaaaatgGTATAACTTATTTACTGTTTGTTAAATTTCCATAATTCGAAGATCATAATTATTACGCTTCATGATTTTTTGCTCTTTAAAATCACCAACTTCAATGCTCATTGTCATGTTTCACAGCATCAGGTTTTTAAAGAACTTTCTTGAATTCCAGTGTAACTGTAACTCTAATTACCATTAAGTTAATgcttaataataaaagttaatttcaaaatgtctATTTACAGCCATATTCCACATTATGGCATACAATACAACAAGTATAAttcacacaaacaaaaacaattcttcTTCACAAACAGTTCAATTTCTTATCAGCAGCCATTCAAAGCTACATTATTATGTCTTCATTTCTCAAAACActttgaacaataaaaaagttttgaatcTTCAATTTGGAGTCTGAAGAACATCAATATGCTTTACACTTCTTCCAGTTAGTTACTCATTGTCAATACCCTCCGGCTCCGGTACAGTAGTCACTTGCTGTTGTCCAGTCTCCCCTTCCCCTTCAGGCTGCTCTGAGATTTCAAACTCATACTCTACATCGGAGCCAATCTCCTGCCCTTCCGGATTTTCCGAATCGACAGTTACAATATGAACCTGAATCTGCCCGTCCTGTTCATCTTCCTCCTGTAAGTACCGGATCTCCTGACCTCCTCCCTCCACATTGGAAATGACATAGTTTGTTTGGCCATCTGCTGTCTGTACTTCACGCATTTCTTGATATTCTCCTTCCTCCTCTTCTTCCATCTCTTCCTCGTCTTCTTCACTTTCCCCACTTTGTTCTTCCTTAATGACCTCATCGACACGCACAAGCCTCTTTTTAATTTGTTCAACTTCCTCTCCATGTTTACTGGCCAAATGTTTACGCCAGTAGTCGACTCGCGCAAATTTCTCTCCGCAGATGTAGCACTCGTTCTTCCCTCCTCCAGTGTGAATATACATGTGGCGATTCACCTGGTACTTATCCTTAAATCGTTTTCCGCATTCCCCACACTGGTAATTACGCTCATCGGAGTGAATCTGCATGTGACGCTCATGCACGGTCTTTTGCGTGCTCTCCTTTCCGCACAGTTCGCAAACAAACACTTTATCTGGCTGGTAGTGTCGCTTGCGATGTGTGTTTAGCGTTGACTTCAGCTTACACTTGTAGTCGCAGATATCACATTCGAACGGGCGCGCCTCGTAATGGATGGAGAGATGAGCATTCAGATTTGAGTGGTTGTTGAAGCGTTTGAAGCATACTCCGCATTCAAATGGTTTCTCGTCTGTGTGAATGCGTGTATGGTCCACAATACTCTGGTTATACTTGGTCTTGAAGCCACATTCTTTACACTCGAACACTCTCTTGCCTGAAAATTAATAGCACACCATAAACTCAACATTCATAccttttgtcaaaaaaatatgGCTATGATAAATTACGAGcaagtatttttgtttcaactatttatttactatttcaaacaacaatgaaaatataaacaagtactaTTTAACGGATCATTTGGATTCGCTCACCTGAGATTTCATCCCAGTAAAAGTCCTTTTCATTGCACATGACAAGTTCCTCTCATGCAAGAATGACTTTTCTTTTAGCTAACAGTATTATGCTTCATTTATGcttcttacatttaaataaagtcagatttgtcaaataattgaaaaagatttgacaaatacatgtcgctttcttaaacaattttgaCAGAAAATTAAAACTGAGTAAACAATggcatatttattcattttaattaactgTCAATTCACATCTATAATCATTCTTATACAATCAAGAAAATACTAAGAGatcattcaattaaaaaattaacaagttattgatcggaaaccgtttttcatgttaaggtcacactgaccttgacctttgacccactgacctcaaaatcaatagggttcatctgctggtcatgaccaatacacctaccaagtatgaggttcctgggtcaaagcgttctcaagttattgatcggaaaccgtttttcatgtaaaggtcacactgaccttgacctttgacccactgacctcaaaatcaatagggttcatctgctggtgatgaccaatacacataccaagtatgaggtccctcggtcaaagcgttctcaagttattgatcggaaaccatttggtattccgaccgaccgacagacagaccgaccgaccgaccgacatgtgcaaaacaatataccccacttttttcaaaagggggcataaaaatgtctCAATTTCTCCCATGTACAGTATGGTCAAGAGAATTCAATTTGTTCACTTATCACATTGTCAACTTCAGCGACTTGTGCATCATTATGATGTTCAGCAATGTTTTGTTCAGGTCCTTGGCCTTTATCCAGCCCGTGTATCATACGCAAATGTCTAGCAAGACCGTCCTTTCTTGGAAACACTGCCCCACACTCGTTACACAAAAACTTCCGCATACCTTCCTTGTGCACAAACTTATGACGTGAAAATGTTGAGCAATGTTTGAAAGCTTTTCCACATATCTGACACTCATATTTCTTTTCTGTTGCATGCGTGGCTTGATGACTCTGCAAATCTTGCTTCATATGAAACCGCATCCCACACAGATCACAAATAAGCTTTTTCTCACCATGTCTGATCATGTGGCGATGTAACGTTTTCTTATCAACACAACCTAGTCCACAGACTTCACATTTCACAGTAACTTTGTAATCATGTATTTCTCGCATATGGTTTATAAACagttttttcattttaaatgtttgtccACAAAAATTACAGGAATGtctttttttatctgaaaatatacaatttccATTGAACTGTCAGAATTTTAAAACAGACAAGGCTAAATTTCCACGAaccaatttaatttatttctattaCTCCTTAATATAAAGGTACAAGAATCTAGAAATAACAAGatctaaaatgaataaaaaaaatattttgaaatggaaaTCTCAAGAAAAGCAATCatataatatgttataatggaaattgtatattttagaCAAGTCAGTTGTTCGGTAATTATAGATGCTAAgtaaattgtataatataagccatattatataaaaaaaagataatattttttaaccttCTAATGGAGGATATTTAACTTCCAACATATGTTAACAATTTTGATGACACAAGCAACAATACTGGACAAAGGGAAACAACTTGTTTTCAAGGTACCGGTAGTTCCTTTTGCATAAATGGAgttgaaaaagtaaattaagaaataattggACTTTTCAAGTCGCCCACCtttcacacaaatattaaaGTCTTCAAGAAACactgttttattaaaagtatacatttatcatacatgtacattgatattAGTATAATTTATACAAGTATTCTATAGGTTTAACTTATACTAGCAGACATCATTCACATTTCAACAAACccaatttcattaaaaagaatgaaacctctataaaaaatgacaataagtcATGTACCCTAATTTTACATAACGGTAAAAAAGTACAACATTTCTCAGCTCCTACACATGATGTAGATGCAGAAATGAGTGAACagtatattttatcaatagaCTTGGTTTAAACACCATAAAATTGACTTGTCGgatgtacatgtacaagaaTATGTGCCTAGATATATGGTGTCATAGGATGGAAGACAAGACGTTAAAAGATCGGCACGGACAAAAGTCGATCACAATCATAACTAAattcttatattttaatttaagctGGGCTGTGATACCTTAATATTGATCTAACTCATGTGTATGTTAGAACAGACAACACTGAACCACATAATGGTATGATATTTTGATagaaattatgattttgaataCAATATCAGCATCTCAATTTGTGTTGTACCATGTTATTTTCTAGTAGAAAAAATctaccaaaatatatatattttctgaaattgactGCTTAGTGCACAATCCAGCTTAAATTCATACTTATATAATTCAGATTCTTTTTAATATAGACAAGATAAGAAGAAacatgataattttatatttttttcattagaatAAAGATGCTGAAAACCAAGTATGTTTCACTAACCTCCTTCCCGCAGGACCAGGAACTTGTCATTCTTAGCATATGCGTTCGTCCGGAAGTATGTTCGCTTCGGTGTACCATCCTCCCCCTCATCCTCCTCTGCAAGGCTCTTTGGAACTGCCTTTGTAAGAGACCTTACTTCTGGGTTACCATCTTCGTCCACAAGCGCTTTACGCCCTTTCCGTTTAGCGGGTGTCTTCTTTGGGGCTGCCCTTTTAGTTACTATTCCAGTTTGTTGAGTGGAATCCGCCATTTTCTTTCCTTTTCTTGTTACAGGTTTAGACGTTTTGGATTCTGCTTCAGCGACCTCTTCTTCAAAGTCATCATCGTCATCTCCAGCCTCATCATCAAATGCTTCATCCTCCTCCGCTTCATATGTACCATCATCTTTGATCTCATAAGGCAATGGCTCAATGACAACCTTTTTATCTTTCACTGAATCACCCCCGTCATTGTCAGCACCACCAGACTCTTCAAAGACACCTTTCTCAGCCTTTATGACTTTAATGGGAAGCTTCATTTTCTTTGCAGCTGGCTTTTTCGCTTCCTTTTCTTCAAtttcctcatcatcatcataatcatccaAATCGTCATACATATCAAAATCTTCTGAAGGGAGCTTTCTCTTTGGAACTGGCGTGACCGTTATCTTCTGCTTCTGTCTTGTAAAATGCTCAGTTGCTTTCAAATGAATCTGTTGTTTAGAGATTTTAAAGAAGAATTTCGTTTTCCCATTCTTCAATCTACAGCTTTCCAACTCGCCAACATTTAACTCATTGTCCACCTCAATCTCTATACAAATGTTCTGTGTTTCACACTGAGCCATGCCTATAGGAGGGAGCGTGAGAGTCCTCTGGTCCTTAGACTGTTTCCTTGAATCTTCTGTTATCAGCAGAGATGGATCAATGCTTGGAGCCGACGCAGCCTCACCTTCCCCAATTCGATAAATCACCCTCTGTGTCCCACCGCCCGGTTTTGCTGCCTTCACGTAGTGAGTTGGCGTTGACCCCCTCCCAGTTGACGGGGGCTTCGCATCTCCTTGTTGAAGCCTCTCCCTATTTGCTTGTCGAATCTTGTCCAAGGCAGCAGCTCGGGACTCCGGGGTCATGGCCACGACTCGTTTGACAGGAGAATGTTGTGTAGTGTATAGGGTCTGTACCTCAGCAGTCGCTGTAGGTGTGGTGGCCACCTGTACATGTTCACCAACACTGTCTGGAGCCATCAGCTGAACTAC
Proteins encoded in this window:
- the LOC128234031 gene encoding uncharacterized protein LOC128234031 isoform X4 → MASDDKGPGLKAFMMPVRISQAGAQSSSQAKIAVSPGGTQHIMTTQGLNVPGGGQSNTIIIIPASDQSQGGEHVVQLMAPDSVGEHVQVATTPTATAEVQTLYTTQHSPVKRVVAMTPESRAAALDKIRQANRERLQQGDAKPPSTGRGSTPTHYVKAAKPGGGTQRVIYRIGEGEAASAPSIDPSLLITEDSRKQSKDQRTLTLPPIGMAQCETQNICIEIEVDNELNVGELESCRLKNGKTKFFFKISKQQIHLKATEHFTRQKQKITVTPVPKRKLPSEDFDMYDDLDDYDDDEEIEEKEAKKPAAKKMKLPIKVIKAEKGVFEESGGADNDGGDSVKDKKVVIEPLPYEIKDDGTYEAEEDEAFDDEAGDDDDDFEEEVAEAESKTSKPVTRKGKKMADSTQQTGIVTKRAAPKKTPAKRKGRKALVDEDGNPEVRSLTKAVPKSLAEEDEGEDGTPKRTYFRTNAYAKNDKFLVLREGDKKLFQCVSCGFQTKYNVSMADHVRNHKNERLFVCGQCDKSFISQANLNTHMQTHKMSAVDEYPFSCDLCEFKCKLKGYLQKHKKLHFPQNSLTCDICEKTFAYLCQLKRHMVFHEDKRPFTCEICKRAFKAKHLLQRHMHLHSEESLLCPECDQTFCRLDNLRTHLRNAHKNSVTIASKKRKVTKYSSTDVNNSLNLSKANYNPVSDGDSSGTYYVQDIIYLQESKETATTVSNLEHFADVEEIVNFCDVVESSPVAPAESEVFASSSATIHTDNDMSGCVIEEVVQNE
- the LOC128234031 gene encoding uncharacterized protein LOC128234031 isoform X2; translated protein: MASDDKGPGLKAFMMPVRISQAGAQSSSQAKIAVSPGGTQHIMTTQGLNVPGGGQSNTIIIIPASDQSQGGEHVVQLMAPDSVGEHVQVATTPTATAEVQTLYTTQHSPVKRVVAMTPESRAAALDKIRQANRERLQQGDAKPPSTGRGSTPTHYVKAAKPGGGTQRVIYRIGEGEAASAPSIDPSLLITEDSRKQSKDQRTLTLPPIGMAQCETQNICIEIEVDNELNVGELESCRLKNGKTKFFFKISKQQIHLKATEHFTRQKQKITVTPVPKRKLPSEDFDMYDDLDDYDDDEEIEEKEAKKPAAKKMKLPIKVIKAEKGVFEESGGADNDGGDSVKDKKVVIEPLPYEIKDDGTYEAEEDEAFDDEAGDDDDDFEEEVAEAESKTSKPVTRKGKKMADSTQQTGIVTKRAAPKKTPAKRKGRKALVDEDGNPEVRSLTKAVPKSLAEEDEGEDGTPKRTYFRTNAYAKNDKFLVLREGGKRVFECKECGFKTKYNQSIVDHTRIHTDEKPFECGVCFKRFNNHSNLNAHLSIHYEARPFECDICDYKCKLKSTLNTHRKRHYQPDKVFVCELCGKESTQKTVHERHMQIHSDERNYQCGECGKRFKDKYQVNRHMYIHTGGGKNECYICGEKFARVDYWRKHLASKHGEEVEQIKKRLVRVDEVIKEEQSGESEEDEEEMEEEEEGEYQEMREVQTADGQTNYVISNVEGGGQEIRYLQEEDEQDGQIQVHIVTVDSENPEGQEIGSDVEYEFEISEQPEGEGETGQQQVTTVPEPEGIDNE
- the LOC128234031 gene encoding uncharacterized protein LOC128234031 isoform X9, producing the protein MASDDKGPGLKAFMMPVRISQAGAQSSSQAKIAVSPGGTQHIMTTQGLNVPGGGQSNTIIIIPASDQSQGGEHVVQLMAPDSVGEHVQVATTPTATAEVQTLYTTQHSPVKRVVAMTPESRAAALDKIRQANRERLQQGDAKPPSTGRGSTPTHYVKAAKPGGGTQRVIYRIGEGEAASAPSIDPSLLITEDSRKQSKDQRTLTLPPIGMAQCETQNICIEIEVDNELNVGELESCRLKNGKTKFFFKISKQQIHLKATEHFTRQKQKITVTPVPKRKLPSEDFDMYDDLDDYDDDEEIEEKEAKKPAAKKMKLPIKVIKAEKGVFEESGGADNDGGDSVKDKKVVIEPLPYEIKDDGTYEAEEDEAFDDEAGDDDDDFEEEVAEAESKTSKPVTRKGKKMADSTQQTGIVTKRAAPKKTPAKRKGRKALVDEDGNPEVRSLTKAVPKSLAEEDEGEDGTPKRTYFRTNAYAKNDKFLVLREGDKKRHSCNFCGQTFKMKKLFINHMREIHDYKVTVKCEVCGLGCVDKKTLHRHMIRHGEKKLICDLCGMRFHMKQDLQSHQATHATEKKYECQICGKAFKHCSTFSRHKFVHKEGMRKFLCNECGAVFPRKDGLARHLRMIHGLDKGQGPEQNIAEHHNDAQVAEVDNVISEQIEFS
- the LOC128234031 gene encoding zinc finger protein 652-B-like isoform X1, whose product is MASDDKGPGLKAFMMPVRISQAGAQSSSQAKIAVSPGGTQHIMTTQGLNVPGGGQSNTIIIIPASDQSQGGEHVVQLMAPDSVGEHVQVATTPTATAEVQTLYTTQHSPVKRVVAMTPESRAAALDKIRQANRERLQQGDAKPPSTGRGSTPTHYVKAAKPGGGTQRVIYRIGEGEAASAPSIDPSLLITEDSRKQSKDQRTLTLPPIGMAQCETQNICIEIEVDNELNVGELESCRLKNGKTKFFFKISKQQIHLKATEHFTRQKQKITVTPVPKRKLPSEDFDMYDDLDDYDDDEEIEEKEAKKPAAKKMKLPIKVIKAEKGVFEESGGADNDGGDSVKDKKVVIEPLPYEIKDDGTYEAEEDEAFDDEAGDDDDDFEEEVAEAESKTSKPVTRKGKKMADSTQQTGIVTKRAAPKKTPAKRKGRKALVDEDGNPEVRSLTKAVPKSLAEEDEGEDGTPKRTYFRTNAYAKNDKFLVLREGGRAITGYQCTECEYRTKNHSNVLCHIRSRHSLETPYMCSVCSKQFNNRSNLNKHLRIHSNDRQFVCKFCGATFLNKRPLLNHVNVGHFQIKELQCKVCGKHFGTQSGMAQHMITHSDKRPHECPQCGKSFKTRALCDRHKATHSGEGRFQCMVCKTLFWRKDYWRQHMETKHGEKMEHLKRRQVEKLELPKEQNEDNKVVLENSDQGNSNLTIHTENKDEKNIDSTIPTQQQLLCFNDGAVLENVDIESESTEIARETVEQYADNSVTVVRLGSGEYVMYNEPSPGTIEVGTVTQLGDPGNAVESFVGLQDTG
- the LOC128234031 gene encoding uncharacterized protein LOC128234031 isoform X3 is translated as MASDDKGPGLKAFMMPVRISQAGAQSSSQAKIAVSPGGTQHIMTTQGLNVPGGGQSNTIIIIPASDQSQGGEHVVQLMAPDSVGEHVQVATTPTATAEVQTLYTTQHSPVKRVVAMTPESRAAALDKIRQANRERLQQGDAKPPSTGRGSTPTHYVKAAKPGGGTQRVIYRIGEGEAASAPSIDPSLLITEDSRKQSKDQRTLTLPPIGMAQCETQNICIEIEVDNELNVGELESCRLKNGKTKFFFKISKQQIHLKATEHFTRQKQKITVTPVPKRKLPSEDFDMYDDLDDYDDDEEIEEKEAKKPAAKKMKLPIKVIKAEKGVFEESGGADNDGGDSVKDKKVVIEPLPYEIKDDGTYEAEEDEAFDDEAGDDDDDFEEEVAEAESKTSKPVTRKGKKMADSTQQTGIVTKRAAPKKTPAKRKGRKALVDEDGNPEVRSLTKAVPKSLAEEDEGEDGTPKRTYFRTNAYAKNDKFLVLREGGGKITAYQCKVCDFKTKHRTSCIDHVRSQHTKERPFCCAVCLKSFSNQSNLEAHLATHSDDRRFACSICGKAFKQMRYLKWHMDKHTRKNVKDLPCEICEKTFTSISLLKQHLLTHSDIRPFLCTHCTKTFKTRALVKRHEATHTGAGQFTCTVCKTTFWRKDYWRDHMKLKHGQNVDHLKRQPLVRVTTEETKTAVKISESNVTMENVANENSQPVAFVEHIASKIDSSTDNVDGQTANYTAVEIREVEDENETYEVFIDYGDGYQAGDVTFEEGKVDVNSDGQIIVIHTDQI
- the LOC128234031 gene encoding zinc finger and BTB domain-containing protein 17-like isoform X5 translates to MASDDKGPGLKAFMMPVRISQAGAQSSSQAKIAVSPGGTQHIMTTQGLNVPGGGQSNTIIIIPASDQSQGGEHVVQLMAPDSVGEHVQVATTPTATAEVQTLYTTQHSPVKRVVAMTPESRAAALDKIRQANRERLQQGDAKPPSTGRGSTPTHYVKAAKPGGGTQRVIYRIGEGEAASAPSIDPSLLITEDSRKQSKDQRTLTLPPIGMAQCETQNICIEIEVDNELNVGELESCRLKNGKTKFFFKISKQQIHLKATEHFTRQKQKITVTPVPKRKLPSEDFDMYDDLDDYDDDEEIEEKEAKKPAAKKMKLPIKVIKAEKGVFEESGGADNDGGDSVKDKKVVIEPLPYEIKDDGTYEAEEDEAFDDEAGDDDDDFEEEVAEAESKTSKPVTRKGKKMADSTQQTGIVTKRAAPKKTPAKRKGRKALVDEDGNPEVRSLTKAVPKSLAEEDEGEDGTPKRTYFRTNAYAKNDKFLVLREGGKNIYECKECHYKSRHNSNMNDHLRTHTGEKPFVCGVCHKSFRAQSNLNQHLTIHYETRAHECSVCGVKVKTKQQLNTHKKIHTHEKNIKCDECDKMFSSQRLLKQHKVSHSDVRPYQCSYCSMSFKISAMLQRHMFIHTGKGKFQCEICKKSFARKESLTNHVGGRKCEQTVLLIEREIIAHEKIDHETYIDENTKVDIQILQNDGSVPLEQMDTWSTVVEEGGDYYLVEKTGEMLRISRDDVEQSHEGARLIVPQNL
- the LOC128234031 gene encoding uncharacterized protein LOC128234031 isoform X7, with the protein product MASDDKGPGLKAFMMPVRISQAGAQSSSQAKIAVSPGGTQHIMTTQGLNVPGGGQSNTIIIIPASDQSQGGEHVVQLMAPDSVGEHVQVATTPTATAEVQTLYTTQHSPVKRVVAMTPESRAAALDKIRQANRERLQQGDAKPPSTGRGSTPTHYVKAAKPGGGTQRVIYRIGEGEAASAPSIDPSLLITEDSRKQSKDQRTLTLPPIGMAQCETQNICIEIEVDNELNVGELESCRLKNGKTKFFFKISKQQIHLKATEHFTRQKQKITVTPVPKRKLPSEDFDMYDDLDDYDDDEEIEEKEAKKPAAKKMKLPIKVIKAEKGVFEESGGADNDGGDSVKDKKVVIEPLPYEIKDDGTYEAEEDEAFDDEAGDDDDDFEEEVAEAESKTSKPVTRKGKKMADSTQQTGIVTKRAAPKKTPAKRKGRKALVDEDGNPEVRSLTKAVPKSLAEEDEGEDGTPKRTYFRTNAYAKNDKFLVLREGGTGKIKMYMCPHCPYQSKVCVNMRHHIYVHEGVKPYKCDQCDKTYTDRSNLNAHKVSHQADRPFMCDVCGDSFRTSKMLKLHRNRHFPGMFTHVCELCGRSCTDATALRNHKFQIHKSERNFSCEYCESKFKTKPQLLRHQFTHTKQGKFQCDQCGKPFFRKEYYRNHMWKNHKVNLDHEKRKKIMRLPMAVMPEDATAVHIELDERSARFKERETGADVSLIKLESEFVIEEEVLVPFADHTLNLPE
- the LOC128234031 gene encoding zinc finger Y-chromosomal protein-like isoform X8, with product MASDDKGPGLKAFMMPVRISQAGAQSSSQAKIAVSPGGTQHIMTTQGLNVPGGGQSNTIIIIPASDQSQGGEHVVQLMAPDSVGEHVQVATTPTATAEVQTLYTTQHSPVKRVVAMTPESRAAALDKIRQANRERLQQGDAKPPSTGRGSTPTHYVKAAKPGGGTQRVIYRIGEGEAASAPSIDPSLLITEDSRKQSKDQRTLTLPPIGMAQCETQNICIEIEVDNELNVGELESCRLKNGKTKFFFKISKQQIHLKATEHFTRQKQKITVTPVPKRKLPSEDFDMYDDLDDYDDDEEIEEKEAKKPAAKKMKLPIKVIKAEKGVFEESGGADNDGGDSVKDKKVVIEPLPYEIKDDGTYEAEEDEAFDDEAGDDDDDFEEEVAEAESKTSKPVTRKGKKMADSTQQTGIVTKRAAPKKTPAKRKGRKALVDEDGNPEVRSLTKAVPKSLAEEDEGEDGTPKRTYFRTNAYAKNDKFLVLREGGTGKIKMYMCPHCPYQSKNSVNMRHHIYVHEGVKPYKCDHCDKTFSDRSNLNAHKVSHQADRPYMCDVCGDSFRTSKTLKLHRNRHFPGMFTHVCELCGRSCTDATSLRNHIFQIHNSERNFSCEYCESKFKTKPQLLRHQFIHTKQGKFQCDQCGEPFFRKEYYRNHMWKKHKVNLDHEKRKKIMRLPMAVMPEDTTAVHIELDERSARFKERETEADVSLIKLESEFVIEEEVLEPFSDHTLNLPE
- the LOC128234031 gene encoding zinc finger protein 652-like isoform X6, which codes for MASDDKGPGLKAFMMPVRISQAGAQSSSQAKIAVSPGGTQHIMTTQGLNVPGGGQSNTIIIIPASDQSQGGEHVVQLMAPDSVGEHVQVATTPTATAEVQTLYTTQHSPVKRVVAMTPESRAAALDKIRQANRERLQQGDAKPPSTGRGSTPTHYVKAAKPGGGTQRVIYRIGEGEAASAPSIDPSLLITEDSRKQSKDQRTLTLPPIGMAQCETQNICIEIEVDNELNVGELESCRLKNGKTKFFFKISKQQIHLKATEHFTRQKQKITVTPVPKRKLPSEDFDMYDDLDDYDDDEEIEEKEAKKPAAKKMKLPIKVIKAEKGVFEESGGADNDGGDSVKDKKVVIEPLPYEIKDDGTYEAEEDEAFDDEAGDDDDDFEEEVAEAESKTSKPVTRKGKKMADSTQQTGIVTKRAAPKKTPAKRKGRKALVDEDGNPEVRSLTKAVPKSLAEEDEGEDGTPKRTYFRTNAYAKNDKFLVLREGGRISGFSCTDCDFKTKYRVSIANHTRSHIGNKPFQCGICDKTFISQSNLDSHLHCHYEDRRFMCKICGSSFKRLRSLTNHEKRHFVLKRFECNVCDKVFNTQDSLRQHAIVHSADRPFKCSFCISDFKSKTLLKRHEFKHTKQGKYQCEQCVESFGRKETWRTHMKQKHQQNVESGKRKGIIHFDDEGEAIDSQAELEEYLVEVALQNENIDGPKDFARGLEADVDVAGTIEGLCTVSNAGAAILYCTE